Proteins encoded by one window of Kribbella italica:
- a CDS encoding alpha/beta hydrolase family protein, which yields MMTSNAGTTPASPVVSVKPVELRPPDRGTDLLVKVSAPVGGRDLPLIVLSHGYGSSMDGYGPLADFWAARGFVVIQPTHLDSRTVGLAPEDPRTARLWRYRVDDLKRVLDQLDLIEDAVPGLAGRIDRDRVAVAGHSFGGQSAGVLLGLRVLDPRVGEDLSDPRVKAGVLIATAGKGGADLTPYAAEHFPFMNPDFTHLTAPALVVAGDKDDLPLSHRGPDWTMDPYHLSPGDKSLLTVFGGEHSLGGIAGYEVRETTDEDPDRVSLIQQATWAYLRHALGIESASWAAVQKGLSATSRAIGKIESKQV from the coding sequence ATGATGACATCGAACGCCGGAACGACACCGGCAAGCCCCGTTGTTTCGGTCAAACCGGTCGAGCTGCGGCCGCCCGACCGCGGTACGGATCTGCTGGTGAAAGTCAGCGCGCCGGTGGGCGGACGAGACCTGCCGCTGATCGTCTTGTCGCACGGCTACGGGTCGTCGATGGACGGGTACGGGCCGCTCGCGGATTTCTGGGCCGCTCGTGGGTTCGTGGTGATTCAGCCGACGCATCTCGATTCGAGGACCGTCGGGCTGGCGCCGGAGGATCCCCGTACGGCGCGGTTGTGGCGGTACCGGGTCGACGACCTGAAGCGCGTCCTTGACCAACTGGATCTGATCGAGGACGCCGTGCCGGGGCTTGCCGGGCGGATCGACCGCGACCGGGTGGCCGTGGCTGGGCATTCGTTCGGCGGTCAGTCGGCGGGGGTGCTGCTGGGGTTGCGGGTTCTCGACCCGCGGGTCGGCGAGGACCTCTCCGACCCGCGGGTGAAGGCCGGCGTACTGATCGCCACCGCAGGCAAGGGCGGAGCCGATCTGACGCCGTACGCGGCCGAGCACTTCCCGTTCATGAACCCGGACTTCACCCACTTGACCGCGCCGGCCCTGGTCGTTGCCGGGGACAAGGATGACCTGCCGCTGTCGCATCGCGGGCCGGACTGGACGATGGATCCGTACCACCTCAGCCCTGGCGACAAGAGTCTGCTGACGGTGTTCGGGGGCGAGCACTCGCTGGGCGGGATCGCCGGGTACGAGGTCCGGGAGACGACGGACGAGGACCCGGATCGCGTGTCCCTGATTCAGCAGGCGACCTGGGCTTATCTCCGGCATGCGCTCGGGATCGAGAGCGCGAGCTGGGCCGCGGTACAAAAGGGGCTGTCGGCAACCAGCCGCGCTATCGGGAAGATCGAGTCCAAGCAGGTCTAG
- a CDS encoding MerR family transcriptional regulator: protein MRIGELATRAGVSVRALRYYEEHNLLDATRSPSGQRLYPESAVDRVQLIQQLYAAGLSSKSILDLLPCVVDGRATPALLTRLSTERDRITEQAANLLTTRDKLDQIITAASTNARTGQSCRPPKPEQAG from the coding sequence ATGCGCATCGGCGAACTCGCCACCCGGGCAGGAGTCAGCGTCCGCGCCCTGCGGTACTACGAGGAGCACAACCTCCTCGACGCCACCCGCAGCCCCAGCGGCCAGCGCCTCTACCCCGAGAGCGCGGTCGACCGGGTCCAACTCATCCAGCAGCTGTACGCCGCCGGCCTGTCCAGCAAGTCGATCCTCGACCTGCTCCCCTGCGTAGTCGACGGCCGAGCCACCCCCGCCCTCCTCACCCGCCTGTCGACCGAACGCGACCGCATCACCGAACAGGCCGCCAACCTCCTCACCACCCGCGACAAACTCGACCAGATCATCACCGCCGCGTCGACCAACGCCCGAACGGGTCAATCCTGCCGCCCGCCAAAGCCGGAACAGGCGGGTTGA